The Rhizobium leguminosarum DNA segment CCGCATGTCCGGCACCGCTGCAACGTGGGTGGACGAAACCGAAGACCGCACCGAAAGCGGCATGACGTTCGAACAGGTCACGCTGACGCCTATCGAGCTGGCGACCTTCACCGACGTTTCGAACCAGCTCCTCGAAGACAACGCCTATGGTCTTGAGGGTGAACTTCTGTCCGACTATGCGCAGTCGTTCGGCCAGACCGAAGGACTTGCATTCGTCAAGGGCACGGGCATCAAGCAGCCGAAGGGCATCATGACCGCTTCCGGCATCAAGGAAGTGAAAACTGGCGTTGCCGCTGCCTTCCCGACCACGAGCCCGGCAGACGTGCTTATCGGCATGTATCACGCCATTGCGACGACGCACGCCAATAACGGCGTCTGGCTCATGAACCGCAACACGCTCGGCACTATTCGCCAGTGGAAGGACAGCACGGGCCGTTATCTCGTTCTCGACCCGATCACCGCAGGTGGCGTTTCCACCCTGCTTGGCCGTCCGATTGTCGAGATGCCCGACATGGACGATATCGGCGCAGGCAAGTTCCCGATCCTTTTCGGCGACCTGACCGGCTACCGGATCGTTGACCGCGTCGGACTTTCGACCCTTCGCGACCCCTACACCCTCGCAACGAAGGGACAGGTTCGCTTCCACGCTCGTAAGCGCGTCGGCGCTGACGTGACTCACCCTGACCGCTTTATCAAGCTGAAGGTCGCGGCCTAATTATGAACCTTCAGCGGCCCGCATTTGAACAGGTGACGATCGCGCACGGTGGCAACTCCGTGACGCTTCGCCCTTCTTTGCGGGCCGCCGCGACTCTTGAGGAACGCCACGGCCTGCCGGCACTGTTCCGCGCCCTGAACGACCTCAACTTGACTATCATTTCCGACATCATCCTGACCGCGTCCCTTCCTGGTCATGATGCAGCGGCTTTCTTGTCCTCAACCTCGGGAAAGCCGCTCTTCCCTTTCTTCATGGCCGCGCAAAAGCCGCTCGCCGATCTCGTGTCCATGTTCATGCCCGCGCCCGATCCGAAGGCCCCGCCTTCCACCGGCACCGGCAAGCCTATGCCGTGGTCCGAAGTATTCGCGACCCTCTTTGACAGCGCGACCGGCTGGCTTGGCTGGACGCCGGACGCTGCTTGGAACGCGACCCCGACCGAAATCACCCGCGCCATGTCCGCGCACTTTGACCGGCTCGTCAGGACTGGCGTCCTCGTTCGCGACAAGACGACCGCAAAGGCACCCGACCCTGAGCAGGCCGCGCGGAACATCGCCGAAAACCTGGACCCCGAATTTGACCGCGCCGGGCTTCGCGCCCTCAAGGCGAAGATCTCACAAGGAAACTGAGAATGATCGACCCCTTCGAACAGTATGCCCGTCCGCACCCCGGCACCTTCGACCACGCTCTTGCGATCACCCCGGACAATGACAACGATTTGTCGGTTGCTCCTAGCCTCATTTGGCTTGGAACGCCCGGCGACGTGCGGATTACCGCAATGAACGGCGAGACGGTCACGCTCAAGAATCCGAAGTTGCTGCCCTTCCTCTTTGCGAGGGCGAAACGCATCCACGCGACCGGAACCACGGCCAGCGACATCGTTCTGTTGTGGTAATCATGAGCTTGCCGCCTCGCATCTGCTCTTGTGGAAACGTCGTGCCTCATGGCGAGCTTTGCGCTTGTCAGAAGAAGGCACGGCAGGAACGTGGTGCGCGTCATGACGCACGGCGTCCTTCAGCTCGTGCGCGCGGCTATAACCATGAGTGGCGCAAGGCCCGCGCCGAATACCTCGCCACGCACCCGCATTGCCGGGAATGCAGCAATCACGGCGTCACCCGCCATGCTACCGTCGTGGATCACATCATTCCGCATCGTGGCGACCAGCGCTTGTTTTGGCACCGCGCCAATTGGCAGCCCCTTTGTGCGCCTTGCCACAACAGCGTGAAGCAGCGGCAGGAACAGAACACCCTTAGTAAAAATCGGAACCAGAGCTTTGAGGCAGCGGAGTGTCAGTGAATTGAAAGACGTGATTGTTATTGGTCTGGCAGCGCCTGTAGTCGCCGTTTCCCTGAAGGAAACTAATCAAGTGGTCTCGATTCAGGCAAACCGGGCAAATGAAATGCACAGGTTGCCCGTTGGCCATATCCTCCTTGAGTTTGAATACTACGTCGCCTTCCCGAGTTTGAGTAAGCGCATATCTAGCCTTCTCTCTTTCGAACTCGTCCTGCCGCAGCATTTCCCGGCTCAGTGTCTTCAGGGCTTGGCTCAGTTGAACATTTGTCATGTTTGCCATGGTCAGTTCAGTGGCCAAGTCGTTCAGGAGCTTGGAGGCTTCGCTATTGTCCGGCGTCTTACCTGCCTCGAAAAGCCCCTTAATGGCCGCGATGGTGGAAGTCGCTTTTCCGGTAAGACCCACTGCACTGGAAGCGAGGCCAAGCACTTCGTTGATCGGCGTAAGATCCATTCTGCTGTTCTCCGCGCGGCGCAGTTGCTGACGGCAGAAGTCTATCTGGCTTCAGTGACATCGCACAAGGATGGCCGGGGGGTAATCCGCAACTTTCCGCGATGCATGGGGACCGGCGGGGGGAGCACCGCGCAAGAGACCCCGAATATAACTTTTTCAAGGAATGAAGCATGACCGCAGTAGGTCTTGATCTCGCCAAGGCTCATATGAAGGTGGATGGAACCGCCGAAGATGAGC contains these protein-coding regions:
- a CDS encoding spike base protein, RCAP_Rcc01079 family; translation: MIDPFEQYARPHPGTFDHALAITPDNDNDLSVAPSLIWLGTPGDVRITAMNGETVTLKNPKLLPFLFARAKRIHATGTTASDIVLLW
- a CDS encoding HNH endonuclease is translated as MSLPPRICSCGNVVPHGELCACQKKARQERGARHDARRPSARARGYNHEWRKARAEYLATHPHCRECSNHGVTRHATVVDHIIPHRGDQRLFWHRANWQPLCAPCHNSVKQRQEQNTLSKNRNQSFEAAECQ